Proteins from a single region of Kogia breviceps isolate mKogBre1 chromosome 5, mKogBre1 haplotype 1, whole genome shotgun sequence:
- the GMNC gene encoding geminin coiled-coil domain-containing protein 1: MNTVLPCQDQYFVGGQSYNCPYSGTTSESNVDVSTETWVSFWAAGLLDNREAQQAPQAQESSSDSNFPVLNSCSWEEAQLSSQLYRNKQLQDTLVQKEEELARLHEENNHLRRYLNSALVKCLEEKAKKLLSSDGFSKACGKFRKGKRKPKEQRYFPPEIPHHKNAKRNLSSEFANCEQPGPPVDPWVLRTLGLKDLNTIDDTSSANYSALSSHPRRTTSTFPQFLDDAVDYPSASGEDLPTDYGGDRTTPSHSTASHREDFHFLSQLSNPPGRLQSLPYYTSDVSPNKTEMAFSTSLSPHCNVKTHSFHQGQAFVRRDEEGGWKFTWVPKQS, from the exons ATG AACACCGTTCTGCCTTGCCAAGACCAGTACTTTGTAGGAGGCCAGAGCTATAATTGCCCGTATTCCGGTACAACGTCAGAATCTAATGTTGACGTTTCCACGGAGACTTGGGTCTCTTTCTGGGCTGCTGGTCTCCTGGACAACAGAGAGGCCCAACAAGCACCACAGGCACAGG AATCATCCAGTGACTCGAATTTCCCTGTTCTTAATTCGTGTTCATGGGAAGAGGCTCAGCTTTCCTCTCAGCTCTACAGAAACAAGCAG CTCCAAGATACTCTGgtgcagaaggaagaagaacttGCTAGGTTACATGAAGAGAATAATCATCTCAGACGATACCTGAATTCTGCTTTAGTTAAATGTCTTGAGGAAAAAGCCAAG AAATTGCTGTCATCAGATGGGTTCTCCAAAGCATGTGGAAAATTcagaaaggggaagaggaaacCCAAAGAGCAAAGATATTTTCCTCCTGAGATTCCCCATCATAAAAATGCCAAAAGAAACCTCTCTAGTGAATTTGCTAACTGTGAacaacctgggccccctgtggATCCCTGGGTTCTTCGAACACTGGGGTTGAAAGACCTCAACACCATTGACGACACCTCATCAGCTAACTACAGTGCCCTCTCGTCTCATCCCAGGCGGACCACAAGCACATTTCCCCAGTTTCTGGATGATGCAGTTGATTATCCCAGTGCCTCCGGGGAAGATCTGCCAACTGACTATGGAGGTGACAGAACAACCCCCTCACACAGCACTGCCAGCCACAGGGAAGATTTTCACTTCCTTTCTCAACTTTCAAATCCCCCAGGAAGACTACAATCTCTTCCTTACTATACTTCTGATGTGTCACCCAATAAGACAGAGATGGCCTTTTCCACATCCCTGAGCCCTCACTGTAATGTGAAAACTCACTCCTTCCACCAGGGACAAGCTTTTGTTCGTAGAGATGAAGAAGGAGGCTGGAAGTTTACCTGGGTCCCTAAGCAGTCTTAG